The proteins below come from a single Chryseobacterium bernardetii genomic window:
- a CDS encoding TIGR03915 family putative DNA repair protein yields the protein MTTLLYDASFDGLFTAIFEVFEYRYKDVEIVSKERFHQENIFAGIHEVVTQTDKSERVLKKLEQSLGKKGIHKLLKVFLSEDPELEKIILSAIKESVKNPQENILENYADSDIMKISKICKSVDRESHRMTAFVRFEKMQDGIFFAKVDPDFNVLPLIRKHFSDRYQDQKWMIYDLKRNYGIFYDLETSDFFYPGEELDLRNYQKKFHNQEKDYQTLWQRYFAKTNITERKNLKLHIQHVPKRYWKYLTEKW from the coding sequence TCACAGCAATATTCGAAGTTTTTGAATATCGTTATAAAGATGTGGAAATTGTGAGTAAGGAAAGATTTCATCAGGAAAATATTTTTGCAGGGATCCATGAGGTTGTTACCCAAACAGACAAATCAGAAAGAGTATTAAAAAAATTGGAGCAAAGCCTAGGAAAGAAGGGCATTCATAAACTTTTAAAAGTTTTTTTATCTGAAGATCCCGAACTTGAAAAAATCATATTATCAGCTATAAAAGAATCTGTGAAGAATCCCCAAGAAAATATCCTGGAAAATTATGCAGACTCTGATATCATGAAAATTTCTAAAATCTGTAAATCTGTAGACCGAGAAAGTCATCGCATGACAGCGTTTGTCCGTTTTGAAAAAATGCAGGACGGTATTTTCTTTGCGAAAGTAGACCCAGATTTTAATGTTCTCCCTTTAATCAGAAAACATTTCAGTGATCGTTATCAGGATCAGAAATGGATGATTTATGATCTGAAAAGGAATTATGGAATTTTTTATGATCTGGAAACTTCTGATTTCTTTTATCCTGGGGAAGAATTAGATTTGAGGAATTATCAGAAAAAATTTCATAATCAGGAAAAAGATTACCAAACACTTTGGCAGCGATATTTTGCAAAGACCAATATTACAGAAAGGAAAAACTTAAAGCTTCATATACAACATGTTCCTAAAAGGTATTGGAAGTATTTGACAGAGAAATGGTGA
- a CDS encoding DNA alkylation repair protein — protein MTEKRKGARSIKDIPADILVQLNRGEIETANLTEWLAVDQRQLLANLLQQNNRTEYLQPILTIVNQLKKQTVNSINEAIGSGILEYAVKNKDEEFLSILSKHPADLVRCWAAYTVGRNNVFSTEEKLKKIQPFASDTHFGVREICWMAVRADISMNLQKSLSILSKWTKHENENIRRFASESTRPRGVWCEHIDALKKNPGLGLEILEPLKSDPSRYVQDSVGNWLNDASKSQPEFVVEVCDEWLRESSTKETQYIVKKALRTIRK, from the coding sequence ATGACAGAAAAAAGAAAAGGAGCCCGATCCATTAAAGATATTCCTGCTGATATTTTAGTTCAGCTAAACAGGGGAGAAATTGAGACTGCTAATCTTACAGAATGGCTGGCTGTAGACCAGAGACAGTTATTGGCAAATTTATTACAACAGAACAACCGGACAGAATATCTGCAACCTATCCTGACCATAGTAAACCAACTGAAAAAGCAAACGGTTAATAGCATTAATGAAGCTATTGGATCGGGAATTCTTGAATATGCCGTTAAAAATAAGGATGAAGAATTTCTTTCAATATTATCTAAACACCCTGCAGACTTGGTTCGTTGTTGGGCTGCTTATACTGTTGGACGGAATAATGTTTTCAGCACCGAGGAAAAATTAAAAAAAATACAGCCATTTGCTTCAGATACTCATTTTGGAGTAAGAGAAATCTGCTGGATGGCGGTACGTGCAGATATTTCAATGAATCTTCAAAAATCTTTGTCTATTTTATCAAAGTGGACAAAACATGAAAATGAAAATATCAGACGTTTTGCCAGTGAATCTACCAGGCCCAGAGGAGTGTGGTGCGAACATATTGATGCCCTGAAAAAAAATCCGGGATTAGGACTGGAAATTTTGGAGCCGCTAAAATCAGATCCTTCAAGATATGTTCAGGACAGTGTAGGAAATTGGCTGAATGATGCCAGCAAATCCCAACCGGAATTTGTTGTAGAAGTTTGTGATGAGTGGCTTAGGGAAAGTAGTACAAAAGAAACTCAATATATTGTTAAAAAAGCTTTGCGTACAATTCGTAAATAA
- a CDS encoding peroxiredoxin-like family protein, with amino-acid sequence MNTLAKQIEHLNQELSSQLPQDILDAFGKSIEDLKTGKFEENSIQIGGQIPEFSLPNALGKIVSSEEILKNEKIVLAFYRGGWCPYCNLELKFLQDSLIRIKNKGAALIAVSPQSPDHSLSMIEKNNLEFEVLTDIDNNFAKKLGIVFQLQDFVLPYYKGLGIFLSDFNKNNDNTLPIPAVFVVDKNRVVTYRFLDVNYMNRVDVEKLIEAL; translated from the coding sequence ATGAATACACTGGCAAAACAGATTGAACATTTGAATCAGGAGCTGTCTTCGCAGCTACCACAGGATATATTGGATGCTTTTGGAAAGTCTATTGAGGATTTAAAAACAGGAAAATTTGAAGAAAACAGTATTCAGATTGGAGGCCAAATACCTGAGTTCTCATTACCAAATGCTTTAGGTAAAATAGTTAGTTCTGAAGAGATTTTAAAGAATGAGAAAATAGTTTTAGCCTTTTATAGAGGAGGTTGGTGTCCTTATTGCAACCTGGAGTTGAAATTTTTACAGGATAGTTTAATCAGGATAAAAAATAAAGGAGCGGCTTTAATTGCTGTTTCTCCACAAAGTCCGGATCATTCTTTAAGCATGATAGAGAAAAATAACCTTGAATTTGAAGTATTGACGGATATTGATAATAATTTTGCTAAAAAATTAGGTATTGTTTTCCAGTTGCAGGATTTTGTGCTTCCATATTATAAAGGTCTTGGAATATTCCTTTCTGATTTCAATAAAAATAATGATAATACCCTACCAATTCCTGCTGTATTTGTAGTGGATAAAAACAGAGTAGTAACATATAGATTTTTAGATGTAAATTACATGAATAGAGTAGATGTGGAAAAGTTAATAGAAGCATTATGA
- a CDS encoding winged helix-turn-helix transcriptional regulator, whose product MEIKGRAEENKICPLEVAVNTISGKWKIPIVWQINEGKKRPSEFLRGIAKVDRRVLNQQLTEMVEDGILTKQAFNELPPRVEYTLTELGEKLVAILWQLNDWGKLLIPEEENTEV is encoded by the coding sequence ATGGAAATAAAGGGAAGAGCTGAAGAAAATAAAATCTGTCCGTTGGAAGTTGCCGTGAATACCATCAGCGGGAAGTGGAAAATTCCAATTGTCTGGCAGATTAATGAGGGAAAGAAACGCCCAAGTGAATTCTTGCGTGGGATCGCAAAAGTAGACCGCAGGGTTCTTAACCAGCAGCTGACAGAAATGGTTGAGGATGGCATTCTCACAAAACAGGCTTTTAATGAGCTGCCTCCCAGGGTTGAATATACATTAACTGAGCTTGGTGAAAAGTTGGTTGCTATTCTTTGGCAACTGAATGATTGGGGAAAACTTTTGATTCCGGAGGAGGAGAATACAGAAGTTTAA
- a CDS encoding DUF6624 domain-containing protein, which yields MKIKKILFSILTALVLMISIFLYINKDKFVYVGSVDIIEVDCSKKNQILSEVLESDQRIRKSNELIKYAKEDHRNQELVISIIEKCGMPTLKEVGQKQMDAIWLGLQHSTKEIRIKYFPYVEKAVKNGDLSKQQYALMKDRILMDEGNPQIYGSQIENGKLYKLENPETVNERRKEMGMEPIEDYLKNFNIQFNPN from the coding sequence ATGAAAATAAAAAAAATATTATTTAGCATATTAACCGCTCTTGTTTTAATGATATCAATATTCCTTTATATAAATAAGGATAAATTTGTCTATGTAGGTTCAGTAGATATTATTGAAGTCGATTGCAGCAAAAAAAATCAAATTTTGAGCGAAGTTTTAGAAAGTGACCAAAGGATTAGAAAATCAAATGAACTCATCAAATACGCTAAAGAAGACCATAGGAATCAAGAATTAGTGATTAGCATTATTGAAAAGTGTGGTATGCCAACATTAAAGGAGGTGGGTCAAAAACAAATGGATGCAATCTGGTTGGGACTGCAACATAGTACTAAAGAAATCAGAATAAAGTATTTTCCTTATGTAGAAAAAGCGGTTAAAAATGGAGACTTATCTAAACAACAATACGCATTGATGAAAGATAGGATTTTAATGGACGAAGGAAACCCCCAAATATATGGTTCACAAATAGAAAATGGTAAATTGTATAAATTAGAAAATCCTGAAACTGTGAACGAAAGAAGAAAAGAAATGGGAATGGAACCAATAGAGGATTATTTAAAGAATTTCAATATTCAGTTCAATCCGAATTAA
- a CDS encoding DUF4846 domain-containing protein has protein sequence MKKIISGLVTTIILSGCTENKTPQNQYSQDKKNNTAENFAQINKGKNTIRERFSPPENYQWQEEEPASFGYFIENFKLKPYGSQILRYDNSPISTQNLHEAVFDIDTGNKDLQQCADAVIRLRAEYLYKIKKTDDIKFHFTSGHLLSWNDYKNGTRAFVNGSAVSFRKTAGDDDSYQNFRNYLDLIFNYAGTISLNKETSPVLKKSDLKTGDILITPGSPGHVVFIAGVCKNKEGKKLFLLSEGFTPAQSIHLLSNPFQKNISPWYDLDVDNAETKTARYIFKPTNFRSF, from the coding sequence ATGAAAAAAATTATTTCAGGACTGGTAACAACCATTATTTTATCTGGCTGTACTGAAAATAAAACCCCTCAAAACCAATATTCTCAGGATAAAAAGAATAATACTGCTGAAAATTTCGCGCAGATCAATAAAGGCAAAAATACGATCAGAGAAAGGTTTTCTCCTCCTGAAAATTATCAATGGCAGGAAGAAGAACCTGCTTCATTCGGATATTTCATTGAAAACTTTAAATTGAAACCGTATGGAAGCCAGATTTTGAGATATGATAATTCCCCTATTTCTACACAAAATCTTCATGAAGCTGTTTTTGATATTGATACCGGAAATAAAGATCTCCAGCAGTGTGCGGATGCTGTAATCAGGCTAAGAGCTGAATATTTGTACAAAATAAAAAAAACGGATGATATTAAGTTTCATTTCACCAGTGGTCATCTTCTCAGTTGGAATGATTATAAGAACGGAACCAGAGCTTTTGTTAATGGTAGTGCTGTAAGCTTCAGAAAAACGGCAGGTGATGATGATTCTTATCAGAATTTCAGGAATTATCTGGACCTTATCTTTAATTATGCGGGAACTATTTCACTTAATAAGGAAACTTCGCCTGTTCTGAAAAAGTCAGATTTAAAGACCGGTGACATATTAATTACTCCAGGCAGTCCGGGACATGTAGTTTTTATTGCCGGGGTCTGTAAGAATAAAGAAGGGAAAAAACTATTTTTATTGAGTGAGGGATTCACGCCTGCCCAATCTATACACTTATTATCCAATCCTTTTCAGAAAAATATCTCGCCATGGTATGACCTTGATGTGGATAATGCTGAGACCAAAACGGCGCGGTATATTTTCAAACCGACAAATTTCAGAAGCTTTTAA